A single window of Cataglyphis hispanica isolate Lineage 1 chromosome 2, ULB_Chis1_1.0, whole genome shotgun sequence DNA harbors:
- the LOC126859160 gene encoding serine/threonine-protein phosphatase 6 catalytic subunit produces the protein MSDIDKWIEIAKECKYLPEYDLKKLCDMVCDLLLEESNIQPVSTPVTVCGDIHGQFYDLEELFRNGGPVPDTNYIFLGDFVDRGYYSLETFTRLLTLKAKWSDRITLLRGNHESRQITHVYGFYDECQNKYGNANAWKYCCRVFDLLTVAALIDEQVLCVHGGLSPAIRTLDQIRTIERNQEIPHKGAFCDLVWSDPEDVETWTVSPRGAGWLFGSKVTYMFMEVNDLKLICRAHQLVQEGYRYMFNDKLVTVWSAPNYCYRCGNVASIMQFTTVDQRTPVLFQAVPDSERVIPPLTPTPYFL, from the exons ATGTCAGACATCGATAAATGGATAGAGATCGCGAAAGAATGCAAATACTTGCCCGAATATGATCTTAAG AAACTCTGTGACATGGTATGTGATCTGTTGCTGGAAGAGTCCAACATCCAGCCTGTGTCGACTCCGGTGACGGTGTGTGGCGATATCCATGGTCAG TTTTACGATTTAGAGGAATTGTTTCGCAATGGTGGCCCTGTACCAGATACGAATTACATATTCTTGGGAGATTTTGTCGATCGGGGCTACTATAGTTTAGAAACGTTTACTCGGCTCCTTACACTTAAAGCAAAATGGTCAGATAGGATAACGCTACTTCGTGGCAATCACGAATCTAGACAAATCACGCACGTTTATGGATTTTATG ATGAATGTCAAAATAAGTATGGTAATGCTAATGCATGGAAGTACTGTTGTAGAGTATTTGACTTGCTCACAGTTGCTGCC ttAATTGATGAACAGGTTCTTTGTGTACATGGTGGATTATCTCCAGCGATAAGAACACTAGATCAAATTAGAACGATTGAAAGAAATCAAGAAATTCCACACAAAg gtGCTTTCTGTGATTTGGTCTGGTCTGATCCAGAAGATGTAGAAACATGGACCGTAAGTCCGCGTGGTGCAGGTTGGTTATTTGGCAGTAAAGTGACTTACATGTTCATGGAAGTAAATGATCTTAAACTCATCTGTAGGGCACACCAATTAGTTCAAGAAG GTTATAGGTACATGTTTAATGACAAACTCGTCACAGTGTGGTCAGCTCCAAATTATTGTTACCGATGTGGTAATGTAGCTAGTATCATGCAGTTCACAACAGTGGATCAGAGAACACCCGTACTGTTTCAGGCAGTGCCTGATTCCGAGAGAGTAATTCCACCTCTAACACCCACACCATACTTTTTGTGA